Within Sorangiineae bacterium MSr11367, the genomic segment CGGGCGCGACGGTTGGTGGTTCGCTCATGAACTCGTGCTTCCGGAGCAGCGAAACCGGCAACTTCACGAGCTCGGACCGCACCGCGTTGACCACGCTCTACTAGACCTTCTCTCGAAAAAGCCATTGAATGAGCCCATGCTCACGAGGCTTTTCCTTTTCGCGGCCGTGGCGTCCCTTTCCCTGGGCGCCGCGGCCTGCGGAAGTTCCTCCTCGGAAGGGGAGGAGAACAGTACGAGAACGGCATGCGCCGGGCTGCGCATCGTCGATCCGAGTTTGCGCACGCAGTCGCAGTGCGGGCCGACCCTCGATTTCACGCCGATCAACGACTACCACGGCGACATTCCGTCCATCCAGGAGCGCGAAGACGCGGTCGTTCTGATCAACGGCGCGTGCACCGGGACGTTGATCGCCGCGCAAGCGGGCCCCATCATCCTGACGGCGGGCCATTGCGGGCACGTTGGCGATCGCGTGATGTTGGCCTTCAACGTCGAGGCCAACGCCGACGGCGATACGCTGGTGACCGAAGGAGCCGTGGTCGAGCAAGCCGACGCGCCGGATTATGCGCTCATCAAGCCCGACAAGCTGCCGGTGGTCACGCCCACGCCGCTGACGACCAAAGAGAGCGATCGGCTCGCGATCATCCAGCATCCGCGCGGAGGGCCCAAGTCCATCGCCGAGGGGAAGCTGGCGGGGGTCTGCAATGGGCTGATTTACTATACGGATCTCGACACCCTGGTGGGTGGCTCGGGCGCCGGCGTGCTCACCCGCGACGGTTACTTGGTTGGCGTTCACACCGATGGCGATTGCGCGGCCGATGGCTCCGGATCCAACTATGGTTGGACCTCCGTGAGCATCGTCGCTGCATCGGCGTATCTGCAGGACGCCGACATCGCCGCGCGCTAACGCGCTTGTCGAATCGATAATGCGATAACGGCAAGCGGCGAGCCGTCGCACTTCTCGCCGCCCATCGATTCATGACGCTGTCCCGTAGGCCCCTTCGGGAAACGCAGCCGTCAGCGGAGCGTGCACGCTCATCGTAGTAGGTTGTCCTACCATTTGGGCCTTGAGATGCCCGAACGACAACTTTGTTTGATAGACTACGAAACTGTTGCGCACTCACCGTGCGTGCTTGGTCCTTAGGACTCCCGCGCTGTCTCTTTGAGGGGGCGGGGGTAGGGGTACGAGCCATCGTGATGGGGGATATCGCTACCGAGTGTAGGTAGATCTGCTTTTCTGCGCCTCTGCCGAGGGGATCGGGTCCGATCGCCGATGGGGGGAGGTGTGCCCTACTGCCAAGGAGTTTCACCATGCGAATCAAGATGTCGGCCGGTTTTCTCGTCCGCTGCCTGGGGGTGGCATCCAGCGTTCTCGCATTTGGCGTGCTCACCGTCTCGTCGACGGGCTGTGCGGCGAACCCGGAGGAAGGGAACCGTTCCGAAGCGACCGGCACCACGGCCACGTCGTTCGATGAATGGCGAAAAACGGTCTACCAGGAGGCCGAGAGCGGCATCTGGATCGTCAATGGCGATACGCCGGTGGACAGCATCGAGAAGCTGCAGTCGTTCTACGAGCGGTACGTCCAGCAGGGCGCGCTCATCGTGGACAACAACGATGGGGTCGACTCCAAGTGGAATAGTACGCAAAAACTGAATATTACCTACTGCGTCAGCCGCTCGTCGTTCGGTAGCCGATACGATGCGGTGGTTCAGGCCATGAGCGAAGCCGGTGGCAATTGGGCCTCGGTGGCGAACATCCGGTTCGTGCACGTTGCAAGCCAGGACGGCAGCTGCAATGCGCGCAACAAAAACGTCGTCTTCGACGTCCGCCAAGTGCGCAGCGGTCAATACTTGGCGCGCGCGTTTTTCCCGAATCAGAGCCGCTCCACGCGCAATGTGCTCATCGACTCCTCGTCGTTCGGGTACACGGATCCGTATTCGCTGGTGGGCATTTTGACCCACGAGCTCGGCCACAGCCTGGGCTTTCGTCACGAGCACACACGGCCCGAATCGGGCACGTGCTTCGAGGACGACAACTGGCGCGCGTTGACGACGTACGATTCGAACTCCGTGATGCACTATCCGCAGTGCAACGGGTCGAACGACGGCGACCTCACGATCACCTCGCGGGATGCGCAGGGCGCTGCGAGCCTTTACGGCGCGCCGTAGCCACGGCTATCGTCGTGCGCGATGAGCACGGCGAGTGATTCGAAGGTTGGTTCCATGGACGGGGGCGGCGTGCGCCGGGCGACGGCGACGGACTTGCCGCTCCTTCCGGCGGTGGAAGCGGCCGCCGACGAGCGGTTTGCCGCCATGGGATTTCCGCCATTGCCGCCGCCGGGCACCTGCGAGAGCCTCGCGGCGTCGCTATTCGTTCTCGTTGCGGGCGATCCTCCGGTGGGGTTCGCCCGCGTCGAGGTGGTCGACGGTCTCGCGCACTTGGAACAGCTCTCAGTGCATCCGGAACAGCAAGGGCGCGGATTCGGAGCCGCGCTGCTCGCAGGCGCATTTGGCGAGGCCCAGCGTCTCGGGTATGCCGAAATGACCTTGGTGACGTTCGCGGACATTCCGTGGAACGCGCCTTTCTACGCGCGACATGGATTCCGTGAATTGCACGCCCTGACGCCGGGCCTGGAGAACCTGCGCGCCAAAGAGCGTTCGCTCGGACTCGACGCGATGGGCC encodes:
- a CDS encoding serine protease, coding for MLTRLFLFAAVASLSLGAAACGSSSSEGEENSTRTACAGLRIVDPSLRTQSQCGPTLDFTPINDYHGDIPSIQEREDAVVLINGACTGTLIAAQAGPIILTAGHCGHVGDRVMLAFNVEANADGDTLVTEGAVVEQADAPDYALIKPDKLPVVTPTPLTTKESDRLAIIQHPRGGPKSIAEGKLAGVCNGLIYYTDLDTLVGGSGAGVLTRDGYLVGVHTDGDCAADGSGSNYGWTSVSIVAASAYLQDADIAAR
- a CDS encoding M57 family metalloprotease gives rise to the protein MRIKMSAGFLVRCLGVASSVLAFGVLTVSSTGCAANPEEGNRSEATGTTATSFDEWRKTVYQEAESGIWIVNGDTPVDSIEKLQSFYERYVQQGALIVDNNDGVDSKWNSTQKLNITYCVSRSSFGSRYDAVVQAMSEAGGNWASVANIRFVHVASQDGSCNARNKNVVFDVRQVRSGQYLARAFFPNQSRSTRNVLIDSSSFGYTDPYSLVGILTHELGHSLGFRHEHTRPESGTCFEDDNWRALTTYDSNSVMHYPQCNGSNDGDLTITSRDAQGAASLYGAP
- a CDS encoding GNAT family N-acetyltransferase is translated as MSTASDSKVGSMDGGGVRRATATDLPLLPAVEAAADERFAAMGFPPLPPPGTCESLAASLFVLVAGDPPVGFARVEVVDGLAHLEQLSVHPEQQGRGFGAALLAGAFGEAQRLGYAEMTLVTFADIPWNAPFYARHGFRELHALTPGLENLRAKERSLGLDAMGRRVVMKRTSR